One Carassius auratus strain Wakin chromosome 4, ASM336829v1, whole genome shotgun sequence DNA segment encodes these proteins:
- the LOC113068028 gene encoding transmembrane protein 229A-like has product MMTMKTTRRADSPRAQPALPQWMRMYFYGMHGVTLDILLSSACRFLDHNDFKLLGFSSPYLCVVHAITHLVLEKIYLQKRCFQERPVVFHLVFYPSLYICLQILIGNVVTCTENIRVVSITQLVVHYILALYFTNVFHKGFLSLQYQEKRVLLRSSRPNGLHGVLRFVFFGMHGFLDEVLFTSVFNLFEKEDRDLMGHTSLWSFFMYGSCSFVVEKLYLHLHFRRGWGTLQRLPIYICFIYTWEFSWGFALRQYGACSWDYSHYPLNFMGLVTLLYLPGWVCLSLYQDVLSNVLLRVVCSERNDEDMPNAGANGRLLPKGKLEEDKQHVGFT; this is encoded by the coding sequence ATGATGACGATGAAGACGACGAGACGAGCGGACAGCCCGCGCGCTCAGCCTGCTTTACCGCAGTGGATGCGCATGTATTTCTACGGGATGCACGGAGTCACGCTGGACATCCTGCTGTCGTCCGCGTGCAGGTTCCTGGATCACAACGACTTCAAACTGCTGGGCTTCTCTTCTCCGTATCTGTGCGTCGTGCATGCTATTACGCATCTGGTTTTGGAGAAGATCTACCTGCAAAAAAGATGCTTTCAGGAGCGACCTGTCGTTTTCCACCTCGTCTTCTACCCGTCCTTGTACATCTGCCTGCAGATCTTAATAGGGAATGTGGTGACCTGCACGGAAAACATCAGAGTGGTTTCCATCACGCAGCTCGTTGTGCATTACATCCTGGCTTTGTACTTCACGAATGTCTTTCATAAAGGCTTCCTGAGTCTGCAGTATCAGGAAAAGCGGGTGTTATTGAGGTCATCCCGCCCGAATGGGTTACACGGCGTCCTGCGCTTCGTGTTCTTCGGGATGCATGGCTTTCTGGACGAGGTGCTCTTCACCTCTGTGTTCAACCTGTTTGAGAAAGAGGACCGGGACTTGATGGGCCACACGTCCCTGTGGTCCTTCTTCATGTATGGAAGCTGCAGCTTCGTGGTGGAGAAGCTCTACCTCCATCTGCACTTCAGGAGAGGATGGGGAACCTTGCAGCGGCTTCCCATCTACATCTGCTTCATCTACACGTGGGAGTTCAGCTGGGGCTTCGCTCTGAGACAGTATGGGGCCTGCTCCTGGGACTATTCCCACTATCCTCTCAATTTCATGGGACTGGTGACATTGCTGTATCTTCCAGGAtgggtctgtctgagtctgtatCAAGACGTCTTGTCGAATGTTCTGCTGAGGGTTGTGTGCAGTGAAAGGAATGATGAGGATATGCCAAACGCTGGCGCCAATGGACGCCTGCTGCCAAAAGGGAAGCTGGAGGAGGACAAACAGCATGTGGGCTTTACCTAA